GGTCAACGCTTCTATCACCGGGACCTCTCGCGGGACCATATCACGCCCATCAGCCAAGGGGGCGCCGACGCTTGGACCAACGTGGTGACCGCTTGCAAGCGCTGCAACAACCACAAGGCGGGGCGGACGCCGGAGCAGGCTTCCATGCAACTCTTGGCCATCCCCTTCACGCCGACCCACGCTGAGTATGTCTATTTGCAGGGGCGTCGGGTGCTGACGGACCAGATGGAATTCCTACGCGCGCACTTCCCGCGCAAGAGCCCCCTGCATCAGCGTCTGAGCTAATCGCGGGCGGGCCGGTTCCAGAACTGCGCTAGGCTGAAGGCGGCAAGGCCGAGGAAGCAGAGCAGCACCCACGCGGGCATGCTCAGCCCCAGCAGGGTCCAGTCCACCACGGCGCAGTCGCCGGTGCCGGTAAGCATGGCGTGCAAGGTGTCGCCCAGGGGGAAGTTCTTGAACATGTACTCAAGTCCTGGCCCGCAAGCCGGAACTTCCTCTTTGGGTAGGTGCTGCAGCCAGACATGGCGACCCGAGATGGATGCGCCCGCCAGCGAAGTCAGGGCGCCGGCGATGGCATAGACCTTGGTGCCCACTCTGCCCGGGTTGTGCAGGACCGCGGCGAGCAGTACCAGGGCCACGAACAGCACCATGATGCGCTGGGAGATGCACAAGGGGCAGGGCTCCAGTCCGCCGACGAACTGGAAGTAGATGGCGCTGAGGAGCAGGGCGCCGCAGAACAGGAAAGCCAGCAGAAAGCAGATTCGTGCGTTGGGGATCTTCATGATTTATAGCGGGATTGCGGAGACGTGCCAGCTTTCGCTTCAGTCTTCGAGGCGGAAGCCGATCTTGAGCACCACCTGAAAGTGGGCCACCGTGCCGTCGGCGATATGCCCGCGCTGCTCCACGACCTGGAACCAGTTCATGTGCCGAATCGTCTTGCTGGCTTTCTCGATGGCGTTGCGGATGGCGTCGTCGCTGCTGACGGTCGATGAGCCAACGATTTCCAAGACCTTGTAGATGTGATCGGGCATGACGGCGGCTCCCTTGCTTTGGTTGTGGGTTTGACGTGAGTTTTACCACAAACAGGTTGGCGCTCGCTATGGCGCCGCATGCGCGGCCTGCGTTTTTACAGGCCCCCGCCGTTTGCCCTATACTGGCCGGGCAGTCTGGCAACGATTGCGCTCATTCATCCGCATGATTCGTGCTTCCCGTATCCTGATCATTGCCTTTTTGAGTCTCACCCAGTTGGTGGGGCCTCTGGTGCATGCCCATAGCGGCGATAGCCGCTCACCCGGGCTCGTGCACCTGCCGGGTCTGGAAGGCTTGGCGCGTCAGGACGTCACACAGATGCAACTGCCCGCGCTTGATCCCGGCGGTCAGGACGTGGTCGTGGCCCTGGGGCCTGCGCTGCCGCTCGATCAGGACGCTACGCGCACACCAA
This Methyloterricola oryzae DNA region includes the following protein-coding sequences:
- a CDS encoding disulfide bond formation protein B, producing the protein MKIPNARICFLLAFLFCGALLLSAIYFQFVGGLEPCPLCISQRIMVLFVALVLLAAVLHNPGRVGTKVYAIAGALTSLAGASISGRHVWLQHLPKEEVPACGPGLEYMFKNFPLGDTLHAMLTGTGDCAVVDWTLLGLSMPAWVLLCFLGLAAFSLAQFWNRPARD
- a CDS encoding dodecin; its protein translation is MPDHIYKVLEIVGSSTVSSDDAIRNAIEKASKTIRHMNWFQVVEQRGHIADGTVAHFQVVLKIGFRLED